From the Daphnia magna isolate NIES linkage group LG3, ASM2063170v1.1, whole genome shotgun sequence genome, one window contains:
- the LOC116919756 gene encoding guanylate cyclase 32E produces MMTRPSKSPTKMMIHAVLLCLALWTGISSANSAIASFRLNISDSDLLRLMTVEEPNDGSLESCPSDEETFNFADPGWPDQSKGAGGKSPVRQRYSQSNYLISSDQSAIDPKVPLTIGYLSSYLSSKMTLGAIPLAIETINNDPNLLPGRKLQFVAADIGDPVGNDGLTALAIRRMTEMRDNNSTIAFIGPDGQCAAEALVAAAWNLPMITHKCSETKLSEMPQTYFTFARTLPPSSKISKSVMALLEKFGWNKVIIIVGRRNEWIQIKDAIKDSARDKNIDVTDVIQLDDYIPNQVETINKIARKTYQRTRVYLFIGEHIALVDFVKALHGLQVLGNGDYMVISIDDFIFDPESNAQEYTSRNYLDPYLSATKKDDEIQAFRSVLKVTSSHPRNPDFKKVLAKIKEYSARPPFCVPYHPIIFNDIEVPIHAYHAYDAVMIYAKALTETLRDGYDPRNGTAIMERIRNRPYHSVLGFDVFIDSNGDAEGNYTVVSMLPFHGKRSEASASDDTMTYVMQPVGYFQYNSSSNSPNDLPIFRYFNPSRPIDWLGSGPPIPEPPCGFLGEKCVQVATPDWRSFVICTVSGVVLIVAIGLVSRHYRYEHKLACLLWKVDIREVIITNFADGSSDPAPPTLSVATDHPVTRRSLLAFGGHHGSNNNNSSNGSIGPSSGVKGDPIGDLGLKRVYTRTGSYKGNLVAIKAISHKNVDLTRNVRKELKEMTEIRHENIVSFIGASVEYGGVFILTAYCARGSLEDVLQNPDFKLDTIFIASLVADLIKGMIFLHDSEIVSHGNLKSSNCLVDSRWVLQITDFGLHELKASSHEARMRMQCSKRLLWKAPELLRNHNPPPRGTQKGDVFSFGIILYEIIGRKGPWGDLLYTMSPKEIVEKVAHPEWFFYKFFRPPISQLDCKDYIIRCMQDCWHESPEMRPDFKSIRGRLKEMEAGLKPNIFDNIMIMMEKYTYNLEGLVQERTDQLVEEKKKTEALLHRVLPKSVVESLKRGEPVKAESFDSVTIYFSDIVGFTSLSAVSTPLQVVGLLNELYTLFDSILENYDAYKVETIGDAYMVASGLPIRNGDHHAAEIASLALHLLSEIRNFHIRHRPGETLKLRIGIHSGPCVAGVVGLKMPRYCLFGDTVNTASRMESSGQALRIHISAATRELLNRLGGYIIEERGMTSIRGKGEMMTYWLVGEESWRTRGGRLGSIEGETSQILPEPQVVVDPPVSHEIPLMLEDVQSPTELDPIDTSPSTWLLGDCPMAPNEDYESKMPQLNNGVNIGFNDRNRCSFGHYQSPMPLTSYQQSIMEIPCTACQLQGNMCKQQRVLSSHYRSAPIITSNPSHHRDSSPALPLRTTSPQPCV; encoded by the exons ATGATGACACGCCCATCTAAATCGCCGACGAAGATGATGATTCACGCTGTTTTGCTCTGCCTTGCATTGTGGACGGGCATTAGCAGCGCTAATTCAGCAATTGCCTCTTTCCGCCTGAACATCAGCGACAGCGATCTTTTACGTTTAATGACTGTTGAAGAACCCAATGACGGCTCACTTGAATCCTGTCCCAGCGACGAGGAAACCTTCAATTTCGCCGATCCTGGATGGCCAGACCAATCGAAAGGCGCCGGCGGCAAGTCGCCCGTCCGCCAGCGTTACAGCCAGTCCAATTACCTCATCTCGTCAG ACCAGTCAGCCATCGACCCAAAAGTGCCGTTGACCATTGGCTACCTAAGTTCTTACCTGAGCAGCAAAATGACGCTGGGCGCCATCCCGCTGGCCATCGAGACCATCAACAACGACCCGAATCTTTTGCCTGGACGCAAATTGCAGTTCGTCGCTGCAGATATAGGCGATCCTG TAGGCAATGATGGACTGACAGCTTTGGCCATCCGGCGCATGACCGAGATGAGGGACAATAATTCGACCATCGCCTTCATCGGGCCTGATGGCCAATGTGCGGCTGAAGCCCTGGTGGCAGCCGCCTGGAACCTACCCATGATCACGCAT aaatgTTCAGAAACGAAACTGTCAGAAATGCCACAGACGTACTTCACGTTTGCTCGCACATTGCCGCCGTCTTCGAAAATCTCTAAATCAGTCATGGCTTTGCTGGAAAAATTTGGCTGGAACAAAGTCATCATTATTGTTGGGAGAAGGAACGAGTGGATTCAAATCAAAGATGCCATCAAA GATTCGGCGAGAGACAAGAATATTGATGTGACAGACGTTATTCAATTAGACGATTACATACCCAATCAAGTAGAAACGATCAATAAAATTGCCCGTAAAACGTACCAACGCACTCGCG TTTATCTCTTCATCGGTGAGCACATCGCCTTGGTCGATTTTGTCAAAGCTCTCCATGGCCTCCAAGTGCTTGGAAACGGGGACTATATGGTCATTTCCATCGACGattttatatttgatcctgaaAGCAATGCCCAGGAATACACCAGTCGCA ATTATCTAGATCCTTACCTGTCGGCCACGAAAAAAGACGATGAAATTCAGGCATTTCGCTCGGTTTTAAAAGTGACATCGTCTCATCCGCGCAATCCCGATTTCAA AAAAGTCCTAGCCAAGATTAAAGAATATTCGGCACGCCCACCTTTCTGCGTTCCGTATCATCCAATCATCTTCAACGACATTGAAGTGCCCATTCACGCTTACCATGCCTACGACGCTGTCATGATTTACGCCAAAGCATTGACCGAGACCCTTCGCGATGGCTACGATCCGCGAAACGGAACCGCCATCATGGAAAGAATTCGCAATCGTCCTTACCATTCAGTACTCGGGTTTGAT GTATTTATCGACTCGAATGGCGACGCGGAAGGTAATTACACGGTGGTTTCTATGCTCCCCTTTCACGGAAAACGGTCTGAAGCGTCGGCGTCGGACGATACAATGACTTACGTCATGCAACCCGTTGGGTATTTCCAGTACAATTCTAGCAGCAATTCCCCAAACGATTTACCc ATCTTTCGATATTTTAACCCGAGTCGCCCAATCGACTGGCTCGGATCAGGCCCGCCCATCCCGGAACCTCCTTGTGGCTTTCTCGGTGAAAAATGTGTCCAAGTTGCGACACCCGACTGGAGAAGTTTCGTTATTTGCACCGTCTCCGGTGTGGTGCTCATTGTAGCCATTGGCCTCGTATCAAG ACACTATCGTTACGAGCACAAGTTGGCTTGCTTGCTATGGAAGGTGGATATCCGCGAGGTTATCATAACCAATTTTGCGGACGGTAGCAGCGATCCAGCACCGCCTACGCTGTCGGTTGCAACCGATCATCCCGTCACGCGACGTTCTCTCCTTGCGTTCGGTGGTCACCACGGTTCCAATAACAATAATAGCAGTAACGGAAGTATCGGACCATCTTCTGGCGTCAAAGGCGATCCGATCGGTGATTTAGGATTGAAGCGTGTCTACACTAGAACGGGCAGTTACAAGGGTAACCTAGTGGCCATCAAGGCCATCAGCCACAAGAATGTCGATTTGACTAGAAACGTACGCAAAGAACTGAAGGAGATGACTGAGATTCGCCACGAAAATATCGTTTCATTCATCGGCGCTTCTGTTGAATACGGTGGCGTTTTCATCTTGACGGCCTACTGCGCCCGCGGTAGTTTAGAGGACGTTCTACAAAACCCTGATTTTAAATTAGACACAATTTTCATCGCCTCTCTTGTAGCTGATTTGATCAAG GGAATGATCTTTCTTCACGACAGTGAAATCGTGTCGCACGGTAACCTGAAATCGTCCAACTGTTTAGTCGATTCACGATGGGTTTTGCAGATCACCGATTTTGGCCTGCACGAACTCAAAG CCTCTAGTCACGAGGCTCGTATGAGAATGCAGTGCAGCAAAAGGTTATTGTGGAAAGCGCCCGAATTGTTACGTAACCACAATCCCCCACCGCGGGGTACCCAAAAAGGAGATGTCTTTTCATTTGGCATCATTCTTTACGAAATTATTGGTCGTAAAGGACCTTGGGGTGATTTGCTGTACACGATGTCGCCTAAAG AAATCGTGGAAAAGGTAGCGCATCCGGAATGGTTTTTCTATAAATTCTTTCGTCCACCCATTTCGCAGTTGGACTGCAAAGATTACATTATTCGGTGCATGCAAGATTGCTGGCATGAATCGCCGGAAATGCGACCTGATTTCAAATCCATTCGTGGGCGACTAAAGGAAATGGAAGCTGGATT AAAGCCCAACATCTTTGACAACATCATGATTATGATGGAAAAATACACCTACAATCTGGAAGGATTAGTCCAGGAACGAACAGATCAACTTGTcgaggaaaagaagaaaacagaagcTCTTCTGCATCGAGTCTTGCCAAA ATCGGTTGTGGAATCATTGAAACGAGGAGAACCAGTGAAAGCAGAGAGTTTCGACTCTGTCACGATTTATTTCAGCGACATTGTTGGTTTCACATCTTTGTCAGCCGTTAGCACTCCGCTGCAGGTGGTCGGTTTACTCAATGAGCTTTACACTTTGTTCGATTCCATCCTGGAAAACTATGATGCATACAAAGTGGAAACAATTGGCGACGCTTACATGGTGGCCAGCGGTTTGCCCATTCGTAACGGTGACCATCATGCCGCCGAAATCGCCTCACTGGCGCTTCACCTTCTGTCGGAGATCCGCAACTTTCACATCCGACATCGGCCAGGAGAAACGTTGAAACTACGCATTGGCATTCATTCTg GTCCTTGCGTTGCTGGAGTGGTTGGATTGAAAATGCCAAGATATTGCCTCTTCGGTGACACAGTCAATACTGCATCTCGAATGGAATCATCTGGACAAGCTCTTCGTATTCATATTTCTGCAGCTACCAGAGAGCTTTTGAATAGGTTAGGGGGCTACATCATTGAAGAGCGTGGAATGACATCCATTCGT GGCAAAGGTGAAATGATGACTTATTGGCTCGTTGGTGAAGAATCGTGGCGCACGAGAGGTGGCCGCCTTGGTTCGATTGAAGGAGAGACATCACAAATTCTTCCAGAACCACAGGTTGTTGTTGATCCACCTGTTTCACATGAAATTCCTCTCATGTTAGAAGATGTCCAGTCGCCAACAGAATTAGACCCTATTGACACATCCCCAAGTACATGGCTATTGGGTGATTGTCCAATGGCTCCCAATGAAGATTACGAATCAAAGATGCCACAACTCAATAATGGAGTCAACATTGGTTTCAATGATAGAAACCGTTGCTCTTTTGGCCATTATCAAAGCCCTATGCCCCTCACTTCTTACCAACAATCCATTATGGAGATTCCGTGTACTGCATGTCAACTCCAAGGAAACATGTGCAAGCAGCAACGGGTGCTGTCTTCGCACTACCGTTCTGCGCCCATTATTACTTCCAATCCGTCACACCATCGTGACTCTTCCCCTGCCCTTCCGTTACGGACTACGAGCCCACAACCTTGTGTCTGA
- the LOC116934158 gene encoding putative inorganic phosphate cotransporter isoform X2 has translation MVNEELLSKCEAHVRRYGTTDKLTEHQPTDYFGSRHKFAFMAFLGLAVVYMMRVNLSVTIVDMVRMPSSSATTINTTKRIPTSTVCPIRNSPTTFTNDGEFDWDIKTQGLVLGSFFWGYTVTQIPGGLLARKCGGKNVLGIGIFLTGLLSFATPSAARSSIPTLITVRILTGLAEGVTLPAVHHMLSAWVPTQERSTIGAFVLAGMQFGTVLALPLSGFLCDVNLDGGWPLAFYVPGFLAVIWFLGWWWAVSDSPENDPHISEDERKFIQISTGNLQRDATLQTPWLDMATSVHVWAILIAHIGKSWGFSILLTELPTYLNTVLHFNMKANCLLSAMPYMAMWLCSIIFSFVADALRSKHILSTTQTRKLFNTIGFIAPAIAFVGASFTGCDQTATVTLIILATAFIGAVYSGFEVNHIDIAPEHAGVLMGITNCLASTCGFIAPYVISRIVTTQGSVDQWRIVFLLSAGVYVVTNFFYVIFATGEEQQWNRAKRSETS, from the exons ATGGTCAATGAAGAATTGCTCTCGAAATGCGAGGCTCACGTTAGACGTTATGGTACTACCGACAAATTGACAGAACACCAGCCCACAG ATTACTTCGGTTCACGCCATAAATTCGCCTTTATGGCTTTTCTCGGTTTGGCTGTCGTGTATATGATGCGTGTTAATCTCTCGGTTACCATCGTTGACATGGTAAGAATGCCATCGTCTTCAGCAACAACCATCAATACAACGAAACGCATTCCGACATCTACTGTATGTCCAATAAGAAATAGCCCAACAACTTTTACG AATGACGGCGAATTCGACTGGGATATCAAGACTCAAGGATTAGTTCTAGGTTCCTTCTTCTGGGGTTACACTGTAACGCAGATACCCGGCGGATTGCTAGCTAGAAAATGTGGTGGCAAAAATGTTTTGGGTATCGGAATTTTCCTGACGGGGCTATTGAGTTTCGCCACTCCATCGGCCGCTCGTTCTAGCATACCCACATTGATTACAGTTCGCATATTGACAGGACTAgcagag GGAGTAACTCTACCCGCCGTGCATCACATGCTTTCCGCATGGGTACCTACCCAGGAACGATCGACCATTGGCGCTTTCGTCTTAGCCG GAATGCAGTTCGGAACTGTATTGGCCTTACCTCTATCCGGCTTTCTATGTGACGTCAACTTAGATGGTGGCTGGCCATTAGCTTTTTATGTTCCCGGTTTCCTGGCCGTCATCTGGTTCCTGGGCTGGTGGTGGGCGGTTTCAGACAGCCCGGAAAATGATCCCCACATCTCCGAAGACGAGAGAAAGTTCATCCAAATTTCAACCGGTAATCTACAGAGAGATGCAACT tTACAAACTCCTTGGCTGGATATGGCCACTTCGGTTCACGTATGGGCCATTCTCATCGCCCATATTGGGAAATCTTGGGGATTTTCTATTCTTCTAACAGAACTACCAACTTATTTGAACACCGTGCTTCACTTCAACATGAAAGCC AACTGTTTGCTTTCGGCAATGCCTTACATGGCTATGTGGCTATGTTCCATCATATTCAGCTTTGTTGCAGATGCGCTACGAAGCAAACATATCCTTAGCACGACGCAGACTAGGAAACTTTTCAACACAATAG GATTTATAGCGCCAGCCATCGCATTTGTTGGTGCATCGTTCACTGGATGTGATCAAACAGCAACAGTCACATTG ATCATTTTAGCTACCGCATTCATTGGGGCAGTTTATTCGGGATTCGAG GTTAACCATATCGATATCGCCCCCGAACATGCGGGAGTACTCATGGGGATAACGAATTGCCTGGCAAGCACCTGCGGATTCATAGCTCCTTACGTCATCAGCCGGATCGTTACCACACAG GGATCAGTAGATCAATGGCGAATAGTCTTCCTTCTTTCGGCTGGGGTTTACGTTGtgactaattttttttacgttattttTGCAACGGGAGAAGAGCAACAATGGAATAGAGCGAAAAGATCGGAAACTAGTTAG
- the LOC116934158 gene encoding putative inorganic phosphate cotransporter isoform X1: protein MVNEELLSKCEAHVRRYGTTDKLTEHQPTADYFGSRHKFAFMAFLGLAVVYMMRVNLSVTIVDMVRMPSSSATTINTTKRIPTSTVCPIRNSPTTFTNDGEFDWDIKTQGLVLGSFFWGYTVTQIPGGLLARKCGGKNVLGIGIFLTGLLSFATPSAARSSIPTLITVRILTGLAEGVTLPAVHHMLSAWVPTQERSTIGAFVLAGMQFGTVLALPLSGFLCDVNLDGGWPLAFYVPGFLAVIWFLGWWWAVSDSPENDPHISEDERKFIQISTGNLQRDATLQTPWLDMATSVHVWAILIAHIGKSWGFSILLTELPTYLNTVLHFNMKANCLLSAMPYMAMWLCSIIFSFVADALRSKHILSTTQTRKLFNTIGFIAPAIAFVGASFTGCDQTATVTLIILATAFIGAVYSGFEVNHIDIAPEHAGVLMGITNCLASTCGFIAPYVISRIVTTQGSVDQWRIVFLLSAGVYVVTNFFYVIFATGEEQQWNRAKRSETS, encoded by the exons ATGGTCAATGAAGAATTGCTCTCGAAATGCGAGGCTCACGTTAGACGTTATGGTACTACCGACAAATTGACAGAACACCAGCCCACAG CAGATTACTTCGGTTCACGCCATAAATTCGCCTTTATGGCTTTTCTCGGTTTGGCTGTCGTGTATATGATGCGTGTTAATCTCTCGGTTACCATCGTTGACATGGTAAGAATGCCATCGTCTTCAGCAACAACCATCAATACAACGAAACGCATTCCGACATCTACTGTATGTCCAATAAGAAATAGCCCAACAACTTTTACG AATGACGGCGAATTCGACTGGGATATCAAGACTCAAGGATTAGTTCTAGGTTCCTTCTTCTGGGGTTACACTGTAACGCAGATACCCGGCGGATTGCTAGCTAGAAAATGTGGTGGCAAAAATGTTTTGGGTATCGGAATTTTCCTGACGGGGCTATTGAGTTTCGCCACTCCATCGGCCGCTCGTTCTAGCATACCCACATTGATTACAGTTCGCATATTGACAGGACTAgcagag GGAGTAACTCTACCCGCCGTGCATCACATGCTTTCCGCATGGGTACCTACCCAGGAACGATCGACCATTGGCGCTTTCGTCTTAGCCG GAATGCAGTTCGGAACTGTATTGGCCTTACCTCTATCCGGCTTTCTATGTGACGTCAACTTAGATGGTGGCTGGCCATTAGCTTTTTATGTTCCCGGTTTCCTGGCCGTCATCTGGTTCCTGGGCTGGTGGTGGGCGGTTTCAGACAGCCCGGAAAATGATCCCCACATCTCCGAAGACGAGAGAAAGTTCATCCAAATTTCAACCGGTAATCTACAGAGAGATGCAACT tTACAAACTCCTTGGCTGGATATGGCCACTTCGGTTCACGTATGGGCCATTCTCATCGCCCATATTGGGAAATCTTGGGGATTTTCTATTCTTCTAACAGAACTACCAACTTATTTGAACACCGTGCTTCACTTCAACATGAAAGCC AACTGTTTGCTTTCGGCAATGCCTTACATGGCTATGTGGCTATGTTCCATCATATTCAGCTTTGTTGCAGATGCGCTACGAAGCAAACATATCCTTAGCACGACGCAGACTAGGAAACTTTTCAACACAATAG GATTTATAGCGCCAGCCATCGCATTTGTTGGTGCATCGTTCACTGGATGTGATCAAACAGCAACAGTCACATTG ATCATTTTAGCTACCGCATTCATTGGGGCAGTTTATTCGGGATTCGAG GTTAACCATATCGATATCGCCCCCGAACATGCGGGAGTACTCATGGGGATAACGAATTGCCTGGCAAGCACCTGCGGATTCATAGCTCCTTACGTCATCAGCCGGATCGTTACCACACAG GGATCAGTAGATCAATGGCGAATAGTCTTCCTTCTTTCGGCTGGGGTTTACGTTGtgactaattttttttacgttattttTGCAACGGGAGAAGAGCAACAATGGAATAGAGCGAAAAGATCGGAAACTAGTTAG